In the Wyeomyia smithii strain HCP4-BCI-WySm-NY-G18 chromosome 2, ASM2978416v1, whole genome shotgun sequence genome, one interval contains:
- the LOC129723708 gene encoding glutactin-like, whose amino-acid sequence MKFVLLLSVLWGTTYSSPNVVERQEIPNVVVNIQGLGAVRGTTDWTARTNQSISSFYNIPYAEPPTGTLRFKAPVKVAAWTTERDVTQPGRACPQPIAGLNQNNEDCLTLSVFTKNTKGNYPVMVYIHGGSFYLGSAADHPPNYLLERDVLLVAIQYRLGALGFLSTLSNTIPGNAGMLDVIMALQWVQDHIADFGGNPRNVTVFGQSAGAAAASALLYSPLVSQNLFNKVILQSGGSISTWAVDSNPVANAQDIAKHAGCLEDLSLEGTEQCLMAIPTQLLVNVLPLHLANIFTAGKEHISGIGMVVGGPSNFLTKKPFLSVRLGETRKDIRLMAGVTKQDGSFLLNSVYDYLSTSQLLNDSKFLQYDLVDTLNGLLGLEEETGALTAFEIDALFSAEDLQSGNFSMMAKGLIDIAGAITLKGPVLRDVQANVKYSDMETYLYTFDYDGEHTRFGYGRNTSQFPYEGGIHHSDENIYLFPHPAEVSELNAADTRMSETMVDLWTSFAIDGVPQSANVQQWPQVDSLFGPYLHINSPASVGENFYREFSATARDNPSAADATVVTVYLLIVSCFAAFFGWI is encoded by the exons ATGAAGTTCGTGCTCCTGCTCTCCGTCCTATGGGGTACGACATACTCCAGCCCTAACGTGGTCGAGCGTCAAGAAATTCCTAATGTGGTAGTCAACATTCAGGGCCTTGGAGCAGTTCGTGGTACTACCGATTGGACAGCTCGCACCAATCAATCGATCTCAAGCTTCTATAATATCCCGTACGCTGAACCACCGACCGGTACTCTACGATTTAAAGCCCCAGTCAAGGTTGCCGCGTGGACTACGGAACGAGATGTTACTCAACCCGGGCGAGCATGTCCCCAACCGATTGCTGGACTTAATCAGAACAATGAAGACTGCTTAACTTTGTCGGTGTTTACGAAAAAT ACGAAAGGGAATTATCCGGTGATGGTTTACATTCACGGTGGCTCATTCTACCTGGGGTCGGCTGCTGATCATCCGCCGAATTATCTACTCGAGCGTGACGTTCTCCTAGTAGCGATTCAGTACCGTCTTGGTGCTCTCGGCTTCCTCTCGACGTTGAGTAATACCATACCGGGCAATGCCGGAATGCTGGATGTGATTATGGCTCTACAATGGGTACAGGATCACATCGCAGATTTCGGTGGAAATCCACGGAACGTGACCGTGTTTGGACAATCCGCTGGAGCTGCAGCAGCCTCGGCGCTCTTGTACAGCCCGCTTGTTTCGCAGAATCTCTTCAACAAGGTCATTCTGCAATCTGGTGGCTCCATCTCCACTTGGGCAGTTGATTCCAATCCAGTAGCGAATGCTCAAGATATTGCCAAACATGCCGGGTGCCTAGAAGATCTTTCACTCGAAGGAACCGAACAGTGTCTGATGGCGATTCCCACTCAGTTGCTTGTTAACGTTTTACCGTTACACCTT GCTAACATATTCACCGCTGGCAAGGAGCACATCAGTGGTATTGGTATGGTGGTAGGAGGACCATCTAATTTTCTAACGAAAAAACCGTTTCTAAGCGTTCGCCTAGGTGAAACTCGCAAAGATATTCGGCTGATGGCTGGAGTCACCAAACAAGATGGATCATTCCTTCTCAACAGTGTTTATGATTATCTGTCCACCAGTCAGTTGCTGAATGACTCCAAATTTCTCCAGTACGATCTGGTGGATACTTTGAACGGCCTTTTAGGTTTGGAAGAAGAAACAGGAGCACTCACGGCATTCGAAATCGATGCGCTTTTCAGTGCGGAAGATCTCCAGAGTGGTAATTTCTCTATGATGGCTAAGGGATTGATTGAT ATTGCCGGAGCGATCACCCTGAAAGGACCGGTTCTCAGGGATGTTCAAGCGAACGTGAAATACAGTGACATGGAAACATATTTGTACACTTTTGATTACGATGGAGAACACACTAGATTCGGATATGGAAGGAACACTTCGCAATTTCCATACGAGGGTGGAATTCATCACTCGGATGAGAATATTTATCTATTTCCACATCCGGCTGAGGTGAGCGAGCTTAACGCTGCGGATACTCGAATGTCAGAAACCATGGTTGATTTGTGGACGTCGTTTGCGATCGATGGGGTCCCGCAATCTGCTAATGTTCAGCAGTGGCCACAAGTTGATA GTTTATTCGGACCGTATTTGCACATTAATTCACCGGCGAGTGTTGGTGAAAACTTCTATCGTGAATTTTCTGCTACCGCCAGAGATAATCCAAGTGCAGCTGATGCTACCGTTGTCACGGTTTACTTACTGATCGTTAGCTGTTTCGCAGCcttttttggatggatttaa